A window from Sus scrofa isolate TJ Tabasco breed Duroc chromosome 2, Sscrofa11.1, whole genome shotgun sequence encodes these proteins:
- the EHF gene encoding ETS homologous factor isoform X1, with the protein MGIQGRLEIMILEGSGVMNLNPSNNLLHQPPAWTDSYPTCNVSSGFFGGQWHEIHPQYWTKYQVWEWLQHLLDTNQLDASCIPFQEFDINGEHLCSMSLQEFTRAAGTAGQLLYSNLQHLKWNGQCSSDLFQSTHNVIVKTEQTDPTIMNSWKEENYLFDPNYGSTVDLLDSKTFCRAQISMTTTGHLPVAESPDMKKEQDHPTKSHTKKHNPRGTHLWEFIRDILLNPDKNPGLIKWEDRSEGIFRFLKSEAVAQLWGKKKNNSSMTYEKLSRAMRYYYKREILERVDGRRLVYKFGKNARGWRENEN; encoded by the exons ATCATGATTCTGGAAGGAAGTGGTGTAATGAATCTCAACCCCAGCAACAACCTCCTCCACCAGCCGCCGGCCTGGACAGACAGCTACCCCACGTGCAATG TTTCCAGCGGGTTTTTTGGAGGCCAGTGGCATGAAATCCATCCTCAGTACTGGACCAAGTACCAGGTGTGGGAGTGGCTCCAGCACCTCCTGGACACCAACCAGCTGGACGCCAGCTGCATCCCTTTCCAGGAGTTTGACATCAATGGCGAACACCTCTGCAGCATGAGTCTGCAGGAGTTCACCCGGGCGGCGGGGACGGCGGGGCAGCTCCTCTATAGCAACTTGCAGCATCTCAAGTGGAATG GCCAGTGCAGCAGTGACCTGTTCCAGTCCACACACAACGTCATTGTCAAGACCGAACAAACCG ACCCTACCATCATGAACTcctggaaagaagaaaactatttaTTCGACCCCAACTATGGTAGCACAGTAG ATTTGTTGGACAGCAAAACTTTCTGCCGGGCCCAGATCTCCATGACAACTACTGGTCACCTTCCCGTTG cagAGTCACCTGATATGAAAAAGGAGCAAGATCACCCTACAAAGTCCCACACCAAAAAGCACA ATCCTCGAGGGACTCACTTATGGGAATTCATTCGAGACATTCTCCTGAACCCAGACAAGAATCCGGGGTTAATCAAGTGGGAAGACCGGTCTGAGGGCATCTTCAGGTTCTTGAAATCAGAGGCCGTGGCACAGctctgggggaaaaagaaaaacaacagcagcatGACCTACGAAAAACTCAGCCGAGCCATGAG ATATTACTACAAAAGAGAGATTCTGGAACGTGTGGATGGAAGAAGACTGGTATATAAATTTGGGAAGAATGCACGTGGATGGagggaaaatgaaaactga
- the EHF gene encoding ETS homologous factor isoform X2, which yields MIMILEGSGVMNLNPSNNLLHQPPAWTDSYPTCNVSSGFFGGQWHEIHPQYWTKYQVWEWLQHLLDTNQLDASCIPFQEFDINGEHLCSMSLQEFTRAAGTAGQLLYSNLQHLKWNGQCSSDLFQSTHNVIVKTEQTDPTIMNSWKEENYLFDPNYGSTVDLLDSKTFCRAQISMTTTGHLPVAESPDMKKEQDHPTKSHTKKHNPRGTHLWEFIRDILLNPDKNPGLIKWEDRSEGIFRFLKSEAVAQLWGKKKNNSSMTYEKLSRAMRYYYKREILERVDGRRLVYKFGKNARGWRENEN from the exons ATCATGATTCTGGAAGGAAGTGGTGTAATGAATCTCAACCCCAGCAACAACCTCCTCCACCAGCCGCCGGCCTGGACAGACAGCTACCCCACGTGCAATG TTTCCAGCGGGTTTTTTGGAGGCCAGTGGCATGAAATCCATCCTCAGTACTGGACCAAGTACCAGGTGTGGGAGTGGCTCCAGCACCTCCTGGACACCAACCAGCTGGACGCCAGCTGCATCCCTTTCCAGGAGTTTGACATCAATGGCGAACACCTCTGCAGCATGAGTCTGCAGGAGTTCACCCGGGCGGCGGGGACGGCGGGGCAGCTCCTCTATAGCAACTTGCAGCATCTCAAGTGGAATG GCCAGTGCAGCAGTGACCTGTTCCAGTCCACACACAACGTCATTGTCAAGACCGAACAAACCG ACCCTACCATCATGAACTcctggaaagaagaaaactatttaTTCGACCCCAACTATGGTAGCACAGTAG ATTTGTTGGACAGCAAAACTTTCTGCCGGGCCCAGATCTCCATGACAACTACTGGTCACCTTCCCGTTG cagAGTCACCTGATATGAAAAAGGAGCAAGATCACCCTACAAAGTCCCACACCAAAAAGCACA ATCCTCGAGGGACTCACTTATGGGAATTCATTCGAGACATTCTCCTGAACCCAGACAAGAATCCGGGGTTAATCAAGTGGGAAGACCGGTCTGAGGGCATCTTCAGGTTCTTGAAATCAGAGGCCGTGGCACAGctctgggggaaaaagaaaaacaacagcagcatGACCTACGAAAAACTCAGCCGAGCCATGAG ATATTACTACAAAAGAGAGATTCTGGAACGTGTGGATGGAAGAAGACTGGTATATAAATTTGGGAAGAATGCACGTGGATGGagggaaaatgaaaactga
- the EHF gene encoding ETS homologous factor isoform X3, with product MILEGSGVMNLNPSNNLLHQPPAWTDSYPTCNVSSGFFGGQWHEIHPQYWTKYQVWEWLQHLLDTNQLDASCIPFQEFDINGEHLCSMSLQEFTRAAGTAGQLLYSNLQHLKWNGQCSSDLFQSTHNVIVKTEQTDPTIMNSWKEENYLFDPNYGSTVDLLDSKTFCRAQISMTTTGHLPVAESPDMKKEQDHPTKSHTKKHNPRGTHLWEFIRDILLNPDKNPGLIKWEDRSEGIFRFLKSEAVAQLWGKKKNNSSMTYEKLSRAMRYYYKREILERVDGRRLVYKFGKNARGWRENEN from the exons ATGATTCTGGAAGGAAGTGGTGTAATGAATCTCAACCCCAGCAACAACCTCCTCCACCAGCCGCCGGCCTGGACAGACAGCTACCCCACGTGCAATG TTTCCAGCGGGTTTTTTGGAGGCCAGTGGCATGAAATCCATCCTCAGTACTGGACCAAGTACCAGGTGTGGGAGTGGCTCCAGCACCTCCTGGACACCAACCAGCTGGACGCCAGCTGCATCCCTTTCCAGGAGTTTGACATCAATGGCGAACACCTCTGCAGCATGAGTCTGCAGGAGTTCACCCGGGCGGCGGGGACGGCGGGGCAGCTCCTCTATAGCAACTTGCAGCATCTCAAGTGGAATG GCCAGTGCAGCAGTGACCTGTTCCAGTCCACACACAACGTCATTGTCAAGACCGAACAAACCG ACCCTACCATCATGAACTcctggaaagaagaaaactatttaTTCGACCCCAACTATGGTAGCACAGTAG ATTTGTTGGACAGCAAAACTTTCTGCCGGGCCCAGATCTCCATGACAACTACTGGTCACCTTCCCGTTG cagAGTCACCTGATATGAAAAAGGAGCAAGATCACCCTACAAAGTCCCACACCAAAAAGCACA ATCCTCGAGGGACTCACTTATGGGAATTCATTCGAGACATTCTCCTGAACCCAGACAAGAATCCGGGGTTAATCAAGTGGGAAGACCGGTCTGAGGGCATCTTCAGGTTCTTGAAATCAGAGGCCGTGGCACAGctctgggggaaaaagaaaaacaacagcagcatGACCTACGAAAAACTCAGCCGAGCCATGAG ATATTACTACAAAAGAGAGATTCTGGAACGTGTGGATGGAAGAAGACTGGTATATAAATTTGGGAAGAATGCACGTGGATGGagggaaaatgaaaactga